The region GTCCTTGCCGATCCGGTCCAGCAACTGCTGCACTTCCTGGCGGCCCAGCAACAGCGAACCGTGCCGGTGCATCAAGTGGTTCAGGTGGGTAGCCACCACGGTACTGGCATCGACCACGGTGTAACCAGCGATCTGCGCCTGGTCACGCATCGCGGCCTCGATCCACACGGCCGGCAGACCGAAAGCCGGATCGGTGGTGGTGGTGCCCTTCAGCTTCACGGCGACGCCGCCCGGGTCGATGGCCAGCCACTGGCCCGGCATGGCCACGCCGCGGCCGACTTCCACGCCGGACAACTGGATCACATAGTCGTTGGGCTTGAGTTCCAGGTTGTCGCGAATATGGACCACCGGCGGCAGGAATCCGACGTCCTGCGCGAATTTCTTGCGCAAGCTGCGGATGCGATGCAGCAACTCGCCGTTCTGCGCGTGGTCGACCAGCGGGATCAGCCGGTAGCCGACCTCCAGGCCCAGTTGATCCACCATCGACACGTCGTCCCAGCTGGCTTCCGCCGCGGCGGCCTTGGCCTGGTTCTGGCCCGGATTGGGTTTCTGGGCGGCGGCGGCCGCGGCACGCATGTCCCGGCGCACCATGTAGTAGCCCGAACCACCCAGGATGGCGGCCAGCGACAGGAAGGCGATGTGCGGCATGTTGGGAATCAAACCCATGATGCCGATGATGGCCGCCGTCAGGAACAGCACGCGGGGGTTGGAGAACAACTGCCCCATGATCTGCTGGCCGACGTCCTGGTCGTTGGCCACGCGCGACACCACCACACCGGCGGCAGTCGAGATCACCAGCGCCGGAATCTGCGCAACCAGGCCGTCGCCGATCGTCAGCAGCGTGTAGACGCGGCCCGCGTCGCTCACCGACATGTCGTGCTGCGCGATACCGACCATCAGGCCGCCGATGACGTTGATCACCATGATCAGCAGGCCGGCCACGGCGTCGCCGCGCACGAACTTGCTGGCGCCGTCCATGGAGCCGTAGAAGTCGGCTTCCTGCGACACTTCGGCGCGGCGCTTGCGCGCTTCGTCCTCGCGGATCAGGCCGGCATTCAGGTCGGCGTCGATGGC is a window of Bordetella sp. N DNA encoding:
- the flhA gene encoding flagellar biosynthesis protein FlhA is translated as MSELIAMFKANGAAQARLLAGPLLIVLVLGMMILPLPAFILDLLFTFNISLAVMILLVAMFTRKPLDFAAFPSVLLFATLLRLSLNVASTRVVLMNGHNGPDAAGKVIEAFGHFLVGGNFAIGIIVFIILTIINFIVITKGAGRIAEVGARFTLDAMPGKQMAIDADLNAGLIREDEARKRRAEVSQEADFYGSMDGASKFVRGDAVAGLLIMVINVIGGLMVGIAQHDMSVSDAGRVYTLLTIGDGLVAQIPALVISTAAGVVVSRVANDQDVGQQIMGQLFSNPRVLFLTAAIIGIMGLIPNMPHIAFLSLAAILGGSGYYMVRRDMRAAAAAAQKPNPGQNQAKAAAAEASWDDVSMVDQLGLEVGYRLIPLVDHAQNGELLHRIRSLRKKFAQDVGFLPPVVHIRDNLELKPNDYVIQLSGVEVGRGVAMPGQWLAIDPGGVAVKLKGTTTTDPAFGLPAVWIEAAMRDQAQIAGYTVVDASTVVATHLNHLMHRHGSLLLGRQEVQQLLDRIGKDAPKLVEDLVPKTLSLTILQKTLQGLLAEEVPIRDMRSIIDTISEHAPRLSAQASAAGGQPDVGELIALSRRALGRAITQQWFPGDGEIRVIGLDVKLERVLSQAISTSGVLEPGLAENVLREAQAAVQRQEALGNAPVLVVSPLLRPSLSRFLRHHLPQLGVLANTEIPDERIVRVTALIGGSPA